Part of the Bacillus cabrialesii genome is shown below.
ATATCTAAAGGCGCTTTTTATCTTTATTTTCCTTCGAAAGAAGCGCTTCTTCTGTCTATGCTGAACTACTATTATGATAAAACGTTTACCCGAATTTTAAATATTAAAACGAAGGGCGACAGCCCCAGAACGGCTTACCGCAAACAGCTGACCGTGCTCTATGAAAACATCCTTGAACACAAGGATTTTATCAGCATGCAGATGAAGGAAGGTTCTCTGCCTTACACAGAGGAAGTGGAGCAATGCGCAAAAAAAATCCGCCAATCCTCACTTCAATTTCATATCGACAGCCTGCTGAACATTTACGGAAAACCAGCGGAACCGTATACTGCTGAGCTTTGTTTCTTAATAGAGGGCATCAGCCAGATTTACCTGGAATGCATGATTTTGCTCGGTTACAGTGTGAAGCCGGATCAATTAGCCGATATCATTATGAATAGAATTGATGATATGGTAAAAGGCATGTCCGAACGGCACGATAAGCCTTTCATCACATTGGAAGAGGCAAGCTCTTTATTTGGGCCTCTTACGCACGGAAGGCCTGACCCGCTGACTGAATCGATTGTGAAAAGCCTTCGTGACAAAATCAACAGCTTAAACACAAACTCCTCTCTTGAATTATCGGAGAGCTTGGACATACTTGAAGCAGAAATGAAGAAAAAAACACCGAAGCTTGTGATCATTAAAGGTATGATCCATAATCTGACGGAGTCTGAAGCTCTCGCCAAAGATGCCGAGCAGCTTAAATATCTATTGAAACAGCAATATATTTAGAAGAACGGCTGCTTAAAAAGCAGCCGTTTTTTTCTTTCTATTACGCCTTAGGTTTTACCATATCTTCTGGTTTTACCATTTCGTTAAATTGCTCCTCTGTCAGCAATTCAAGCTTCAAAGCAGCTTCTTTCAGCGTCAATCCCTCTTTATGGGCGAGCTTGGCGATTTTCGCCGCGTTTTCATATCCGATGTGTGGATTCAGCGCCGTAACAAGCATTAATGAATTTGACAGGTTTTCCTGAATCGTTTCTTTGTCAGGCTCAATACCGACAGCACATTTATCATGGAATGAATTCATGCCGTCGCTCAGCAGCTGCACAGATTGCAGGAAGTTATAAATGATAACAGGCTTAAACACGTTCAGTTCAAAGTTCCCCTGACTCGCCGCAAAGCCGATTGTCGCATCGTTCCCCATGATTTGCGCTGCGATCATTGTCAATGCTTCACTTTGTGTCGGGTTAACTTTACCAGGCATAATGGAGCTGCCCGGCTCATTTTCAGGAATGACGATCTCTCCGATGCCGCAGCGAGGTCCGCTTGCAAGCCATCTGACATCGTTCGCGATTTTCATTAAGTCAGCCGCAAGCGCTTTTAATGCGCCGTGCGCATAAGTGATTTCGTCATGGCTTGTCAACGCGTGGAATTTATTCGGTGAGCTGCTGAACGTTTGGCCGGTCAGCTTTGTGATCTCTTCTGAGACAAGCTCTCCAAACTCTGGGTGAGCGTTGATTCCTGTTCCGACAGCCGTTCCGCCGATTGCAAGCGCACGCATTTTATCTGTCGCTTCCAAAATCATTTCCTTCGAACGGTCCAGCATGTAAACCCAACCGCTGATTTCCTGTCCGAGCGTGAGAGGCGTTGCATCCTGAAGATGCGTGCGTCCGATTTTGACAATATCATTGTATGCTTTCGCTTTTTCATCCAATGTATTTCGAAGCTGGTCAAGCGCAGGCACTAGCTGCTCGTAAACAGCCAAAACAGCGGCAACGTGCATCGCAGTCGGGAATGTGTCGTTTGAGCTTTGGCTTCGGTTCACGTCATCATTTGGATGAATCGTTTGATCAGAGTTCTTTTCTTTTAATAAAGCAGTCGCGCGATTGGCTACCACTTCGTTCATGTTCATATTGCTTTGTGTGCCGCTTCCGGTCTGCCACACGACAAGCGGGAAATTGTCATCGTATTTGCCTTTGAGCACATCATCACAAACCGCTGCAATCGCTTCCGCTTTTTCCGCATCCAGATTACCGAGGCGTTTATTAGCGAGCGCCGTGCTTCGTTTTAATATTGCAAACGCCTTCACAACACGCATCGGCATTTTTTCAGAACCGATCTTAAAGTTCTCCTTGCTTCGCTGTGTTTGGGCGCCCCAAAATTTATCAGCAGGAACTTTTACTTCTCCCATGGTGTCTCGTTCAACTCTGTATTCCATTTATGTATCCCTCCATAACGGTTGCTTCAATAGATCATAATTCGCCAGTGAAATAAAAAATCCTTTTTATTTTTCGATCTTCGCAGATTTTAATTTTAATTCAAGATATACGCGGGAATCCTTTGAATATTTGTACTTTGGATTCGTCCTGCCGTACTCTTTTGATGTATAAGAAACATCATAATGCTTCTCAAATGATCTGATGAGCTGTTCTATTTCTTCTTGTTTTCCAGCAAGCCTTACCTGTGCCACTTTGTCTCCTCCGCTTTCATAAAAAAACTTACATCATGAAATACTCTAACACAGTATATCATTTTTTTAACAGGAAAAGATAACCTCTACTAAGGTTTTGGATAAGAGGTGACTTCCTTGGAACACACGTTTAAGGAATATATACATGATAATTTAGCATTGGTTCTTCCTAAGCTAAAAGAAAATGATGATTTGGTCAAAAACAAAAAAATGCTGGCGAACGGACTGGTTTTTTACTATCTCTATTTTAGTGAATTGAATGACGAGAAAAAGGTGTCAGAATCCATTAAAACCTTAATCAAAGACGAGGAAACCTTAACGCTGGACCAGGTCAAAAAACGCCTTGACCAGCTTGACGCAAGACCCGTTGAGACCGCGGAAAAAACGGTCGAGTCGATTCTCAGCGGCAATTGTGCTGTGTTTATCAACGGATTGGACAAAGCTTATATTCTGTCTACAGGACAGAAAAAAACAAGAAGCCTGGCAGAGCCGACAACTGAAAAAGTGGTTCGCGGCCCAAAAGTCGCGTTCGTCGAAGATCTCAATACAAATCTCGCTCTAATCAGACAAAGAACCTCTCATCCGAAGTTAATCACC
Proteins encoded:
- a CDS encoding TetR/AcrR family transcriptional regulator, translated to MKEKEKLIIETALKLFAQKGYNATSVQEIAKACKISKGAFYLYFPSKEALLLSMLNYYYDKTFTRILNIKTKGDSPRTAYRKQLTVLYENILEHKDFISMQMKEGSLPYTEEVEQCAKKIRQSSLQFHIDSLLNIYGKPAEPYTAELCFLIEGISQIYLECMILLGYSVKPDQLADIIMNRIDDMVKGMSERHDKPFITLEEASSLFGPLTHGRPDPLTESIVKSLRDKINSLNTNSSLELSESLDILEAEMKKKTPKLVIIKGMIHNLTESEALAKDAEQLKYLLKQQYI
- the fumC gene encoding class II fumarate hydratase, which produces MEYRVERDTMGEVKVPADKFWGAQTQRSKENFKIGSEKMPMRVVKAFAILKRSTALANKRLGNLDAEKAEAIAAVCDDVLKGKYDDNFPLVVWQTGSGTQSNMNMNEVVANRATALLKEKNSDQTIHPNDDVNRSQSSNDTFPTAMHVAAVLAVYEQLVPALDQLRNTLDEKAKAYNDIVKIGRTHLQDATPLTLGQEISGWVYMLDRSKEMILEATDKMRALAIGGTAVGTGINAHPEFGELVSEEITKLTGQTFSSSPNKFHALTSHDEITYAHGALKALAADLMKIANDVRWLASGPRCGIGEIVIPENEPGSSIMPGKVNPTQSEALTMIAAQIMGNDATIGFAASQGNFELNVFKPVIIYNFLQSVQLLSDGMNSFHDKCAVGIEPDKETIQENLSNSLMLVTALNPHIGYENAAKIAKLAHKEGLTLKEAALKLELLTEEQFNEMVKPEDMVKPKA
- a CDS encoding YvzF family protein encodes the protein MAQVRLAGKQEEIEQLIRSFEKHYDVSYTSKEYGRTNPKYKYSKDSRVYLELKLKSAKIEK